The stretch of DNA GTTCATTGTTCTCATCCATTAGATAGAATCCAACCCAGTTAATCCGATCAAGGAACTGGTTTAATAATGCAGAAGTATTACTAAGATTAGCGATTTGGTTTTTCTCGCCATGCAGGAGTGCCTGTAATTGTTTTTTTACCAATTCATAATTTTCTTGGCGGCTCCCTTTGTACATTTCGACATTAAACATGTTTTTTCACCCATCCTCTTCTTAAATTCTTCATTATTTTATCAAACTAACATGAAAAAGAGCATACTTTGTCGATAATTTATTGAAGGAATCAATCATCTTTAAAAGAATTGTTATAGATAGGATAAAAGGTTTGTTTATAGGAGGTGTAAGATGAAAAAGGATTCTAAAGAAGAAATCGTTAAAGCAGCAATATCGCTTTTTAATTCAAATGGATATGCGGGAACATCGATACGAGATATTGCTACCGCAGCACAAGTAAACTCCGCAACAATCGCCTACCATTTTGAAAATAAACTCGGATTATTAGAATATTGCTTTACTTACTTTTTTGAGAAATATCTCCAAATTATTGAAGAAAAGTTTTCTTTAATGGATGCAGGGGTAAAGGATTGTTTAAAAAGGATTACTGCTGATTTGCTCCACTACCAATGTGAAAATATTGAACTAACAAGCTTTGTTTACCGAGAGATGTCAATGGATTCTCAGGTAGTAAGAGAAATTATGTCAACCTACGCTCTAAAAGAGAAGTACTATTTTCAAAAGATATTTGAAAAAGGGTTCGAAAGAAAAGAATTCCGTCCACACTCCATTGCATACCTAATTATCCAGTACAAAGGCTTACTTATGATGCCATTTATTAATGCCCATTATTTACGAGAAGTACTCTATATTTTTCCAAATGAAAGATTCTTTGAACAAAAGTACCTAAAGGAAATAAACATTTGGATTGAAAATACATTAGGGACAAGATTTATTGAAAAGAAAGAGGCCATACTGTAACTGAAGTATAGATAAATTGATATTTTTGCGATAAGCACTAGCTGGGGAAACTTAGTTTCCTTTATGCTGGTGCTTTTTGATTTGGAAATTTAGTGGGTTTTTGTCATAAAATAGTTCGTTGAAATTTCTTTTTCAAAAAACTTTAAAATAATAGTCAAAAAATGTCGTTTACATGGTATCATAGAGGCATTGAACTTTACACTATTTATTGTTTTTTATAGATTAGTATCTCTCGCTTGGATTTAATGAAGTGTTTGAAACAGGGGGCTTGAATGTGAAATTTTTTATTGGATTTATCATCCTACTACTAGCCTTATTTGTATTGGGGTATTTTATAAAGAAGAAGTATTTTAAAGAAATGGATAGGTTAGAAGCCTGGAAAATTGATTTGTTTAATCGACCAATATTGGATGAAATGTCAAAAGTAAAGCAATTGAATATGACTGGACAAACCGAAGAATTATTCGAGGGCTGGCGTAGTCAATGGGATGATATTGTTACGGTTAAATTACCGCATCTGGAAGAGATGTTATTTGATGCTGAAGAATTTATTGACAAATATCGCTTTAATAAAGCGAAAGCGGTACAACAGGAAATCAATGATCAGTTGTTATCAACAGAAAATGAGATTAATAAAATTGTCGAAGAGCTTCATGAACTTGTTGGAAGTGAAGAAAAGAATAGAACTGAGATTGAGCAACTAAAGGAATTATATCGTGAAACAAAAAAGACACTGCTTGCACATCGACATAGTTTTGGTAAATCCGAAAAATACTTAGAAACTCAACTAGAAGATGTAACGAAAAAATTCCATGAATTCGATGATAAGACTGAACATGGTAATTATCTAGAAGCACGTGAACTTGTACTATCCATTCATGAACAACTAGGACAAGTAAAAAATAATATGGATTTAATTCCGCAGCTTCTAATAGAGTGCCAATCTCTAATACCAGCCCAATTGAATGAAATTCATGAAGGTTATCGGGAAATGACTGATAAAGGCTATTACTTAGAACATATTCAACTAGAAACTGAAATCGAAAGTTTACAAGGGAAATTGGTTGAGTATCTTGCCTTTATTGAAGAGACAAAAATTGAACAAGCACTAGAAGGAATTGGTGAAGTTAAAGAACGAATCGATATACTGTTTGACTTATTGGAAAAAGAAGTGAATGCAAAGCATTTTATCCTTCAAAACGAAAAAGGCATGAGCGGGCTCTTAACTTCAGTACTTGATGAACATGACCACCTTTCTAATGAAGTAAAGCATGTTCAAGAAAGTTATCATTTAACAGAAAGTGACTTTGAAATACAAAGGCATTTGGAAAAACAGCTTGCATCTGTAACGAAACATTATGAAATTTTGATGGAAAAGATAAATATGAATGAGACGGCCTTAACGATTCTTTGTGAAGAATTGAAAGAGGTAAAAACTCATATCGAAATGATTCAGGAAGAGCAGGAGAATTTTGGAATAAAGCTGCAGGCACTGCGCAAGGATGAATTCGAAGCACGAGAAACGCTTAGGGAATTAACTAAAAAAGTAGGCGAAACCATTCGTTTAGTTTCAAAGAGTAATATACCTGGTTTACCGGAAGATTATAAGTATCTTTATGAGGACACAAATGAAAGTATTCAAAACGTAAAGCTTCAACTTCAAGAAAAGCCGCTTAACGTTTCAGCGTTAAATCAATATCTAGAAATTGCAGTTTTAACTGTTGATAAATTATCCAGTACAACAATCGAATTGATCGAAAATGTAATCCTTGCTGAAAAGGCGATTCAATATGGAAACAGGTATCGGAGTCACTATCCTCCTGTTGCCAAAGGGCTAAATGATGCAGAACATGCATTTAGACAATTTGAGTATCAGGAAGCATTAGAGCAGGCAGCGGTAGCCCTTGAATCCGTTGATCCTGGCGCTTTAAAGAAAATCAAAGCAACAATTGGAAAGTAATGAAAATAATCTCTTAAACCGATTCAGCCAAAAAGGCGAATCGGTTTTTATTTGTCTATTTCACAATTCTTTTTCAATTGATTAACTTTGTGGTAAGATTTATTCTGCGTAAAGGTGAGGTGTTAACAATGATTTATTTTGATAATAGTGCAACAACAAGACCGTATAAAGAAGTTTTAGATTCTTTTGTAAAGGTCTCTAGTGATTTTTTCGGAAATCCATCTTCCTTACATGGCTTAGGAGTTCAGGCTGAAAAACTACTCACACAAGCCCGCGTACAGGTAGCAAATCTTCTTTCTGTAAAGCCATCAGAGATTTATTTTACCTCTGGAGGCACTGAAAGTAATAATTTGGCCATTAAAGGAACAGCGATTTCACATAAAAATAGAGGGAAGCACTTGATTTTATCTAGTGTTGAACACCCTTCTGTTCGTGGGGCGATGGACCAGTTAAAAAAGCTTGGGTTCAATATTACCTATATACCTGCAGATCAAAATGGCAGGGTGAACGTAGAAGATATCAAAGCCTCCATACAAAAGGATACAATCCTTGTTTCTGTTATGCATGTAAATAATGAAGTTGGAACTATTCAGCCCATTAAGGAAATTGGAGAGCTCTTGAAACAGTACCCAACCATATTTTTCCATGTGGATGCTGTTCAAGCAATTGGGAAAGTTCCCTTGAACTTGGTAAAAAACGGTATAGATTTATGCTCATTTTCGGCCCATAAGTTTCATGGCTTAAAGGGTACTGGTGCCCTTTTTATAAGAGAAGGTGTAAAACTCGACCCGCTTTTTTCAGGTGGTAACCAAGAGTGGCAAGTAAGAAGCGGTACGGAAAATGTAGCAGGTGCTGTTGCAATGGCAAAGGCATTGAGAATGTCAATGATGAGCAGTGAATCCGGAATAGAAAGAATGAGAAAAGTAAAGGGTGTCTTAAGGGAAGAGTTAAGTCGAATCGATGGTCTTACGATCAACACACCATTGGAAGATTCAGCACCTCATATACTGAACTTTTCTATAAGAGGAATTAAAGCTGAAGTTCTAATCCATGCTCTTGAGCAGAAAGGAATCTTTTTATCGACAACAAGTGCTTGTTCCTCAAAGAAACAATTACCAAGTCAAACACTGTTAGCGATGGGGGTTCCGGACGATTTGGCTGATAGTGCATTTAGGATAAGCTTATCGTATGATAATACGGAAGATGAAGCACGAACAGTAGTTAATGCAATTGAAGAGTCAGCCAAACAACTTAGAAAGGTTATGAAATAATATGAATTATGATCGTATATTGATACGTTATGGTGAAATTTCTACCAAAGGAAGAAATCGGAAGAAATTTGTAGACAAGTTAAGAAAGAGCGTTCGAATCGCATTAGCACCTTTTCCAAAAATAAAAATAAGGGCTGAACGTGACAGGATGTACGTTCTGCTGAATGGGGAAAATGTCGAAGAGGTTATTCATTCTTTGAAAAATATTTTTGGAATTCAATCGCTAAGCCCAGCGATAAGAGTGGAAAGAGACATTGAACAAATGAAAGAGGCCGCTCTTTCATTGATAAAAAGTCTGTACAAAGAGGGGCAAACCTTTAAAATTTCTCCAAAAAGATCCGATAAAACGTTTGAATTGGACACATCTGGCATCAATCACACCTTTGGTGGACATATTCTCGAAAACATACCAGGCATAAAGGTTGATGTGAAAAATCCTGATATAAACTTAAAAATTGAAGTTTTAAGTGAAGCAATTTACATGTCATGTGAGAATATATTAGGGGCTGGCGGACTTCCTGTGGGTTCTAGTGGGAAAGCGATGTTAATGCTATCAGGAGGAATTGATAGTCCAGTTGCAGGTTATTTGACGATGAAACGAGGAGTAGAAATTGAGGCTATACATTTTTTTAGTCCTCCGTTTACAAGTGAAAGATCTAAGGAGAAAGTAATCGATTTGTCCAAAAAGCTTTCTGAAATTTTTGGCTCAATGAAACTGCATATTGTCCCATTTACTACTATTCAAGAAACCATTAGAGACCAAGTTCCTGAAAATTATTCCATGACTACTACAAGAAGGTTTATGCTCCGGATTGCGGATGAGATTAGAAAAAAACAGGAAGGCCTTGCCATTATTACGGGAGATAATCTTGGACAGGTTGCCAGTCAAACACTGGAAAGCATGTATGCCATTAATGAGGTAACGAATACTCCAATCCTAAGACCCCTTTTAACAATGGATAAAAATGATATTATAAAAATTGCCAAAGACATTGATACGTATGATATTTCCATTAGACCATTCGAGGATTGCTGTACAATATTTGTTCCATCCTCACCAAAAACAAAACCAAAAAGAGAAAAAGTCCAGCACTACGAAAGTTTCTATGACTTCGACACCTTAATCCAGGAAGCAGTACAAAAGACAGAAACCCTAAATATCAAACCAGACAACAAACAAGTCTCAGAATTTGATGATTTATTTTAAGTTGTGATACTGTTCATCAGATATTGGCATAATGTTGATTGGAACGGAAGGCACGAAGACTCCTCGAAAATGCTATCGCATTTTCTTCGTGCGTGGGCGGATTCAAGGAGTAATTCAATGTCCTGCAGGAGGACGGGACAGGGGAGACCCCGCAGGCGCTTTAGCGCCGAGGAGGCTTCCCGAACCGCCTGCGGAAAGCGAAGTGCCTGGAGTTCCAATCGACATTCACTATCGACAGGATCTGTGAATATGAAAAATGTGAAATATTTGTGAACAATTACCAATTAAAAAAAAGAATACTGCCATGTGATATTACACATTCTATACTCACAAGGAGGTGATATCACATGGCTAGTAACAACAACTCAAATCAATTACTTGTACCTGGTGTAGAACAAGCTCTTTCACAAATGAAATACGAAATTGCTTCTGAATTTGGTGTACAACTTGGTGGGGACACAACTTCACGCGCTAACGGTTCTGTTGGTGGTGAAATCACTAAGCGTTTAGTCGCAATGGCTGAGTCTCAATTAGGCGGCGGATTTTCACGATAAAAAATGAATAAGATGGCTACAGAGAGTGGGATTTATCCCACTCTCTTTTTCCTGTGCCAAAAATTCTATTTTCAGTATAATAATTTTAAATTTTTAAATAATTTTGTATAATAAGATTTGTGATGATGTTTTTATTTTGAGTGAGGGGGAGAAACATGAACCGTGAAGAATTGATCGCACCAGAAAGGTATAATCTTGTATCGGAAGTAGAACGTTTTGCAAAGGATCCAAACAGAATAGCATTAAAATGGGAAAACGAACTAGGGGAAACGAAACAGGTTACATATGAAGAATTATTAAAAAGGGTGAACCGAGCGGGAAATGTTTTCACACAAAATGGATTGAAAAAAGGCGATGTAGTTTTAGTCATCATACCAAGACTAATTGAAGCCTACGTTGTTTACTTAGCAGCATTAAAAGCTGGACTAGTAGTTATTCCAAGTTCAGAAATGCTTCGTGAGAAGGACCTCCAATACCGCATATCACATGGAGATGTAAGAGCAGTAATCAGTTATTACCCGTATGTTGACCAATTTGAAAATATTACTAGTCCAGAACCACTTTTAAAAGTTTCAGTTGGCGGACAGCAGGAAGGCTGGGTCCATTTAGAAGAAGAGATGAAAGCGGCTTCACAAAGTTTTGAACTTGCTGATACACTACGTGACGATATGGCATTTTTATCGTATACATCAGGGACGACTGGAAATCCAAAAGGAGTTGTTCATACACATGGATGGGCATTTGCCCATTTGAAGACTGCAGCACCGAAGTGGCTTTGTATTGAAGAAGGTGATACTGTTTGGGCAACTGCAGCTCCTGGCTGGCAAAAGTGGATTTGGAGTCCATTCCTATCCGTGCTTGGTTCAGGAGGAACTGGGCTCGTGTACAACGGCAAATTTGAGCCGCAAAAATATCTAAGTCTACTAGAAAAATATTCCGTAAATGTCCTATGCTGTACACCAACTGAATACCGGCTAATGGCCAAGGTAGAGAACCTAGATGAGTATAAATTACCTAGCCTTCATAGTGCAGTTTCTGCTGGAGAACCACTTAATCGTGAGGTTATTGAAACATTTAAGAGACATTTTAATGTTGATGTTCGTGACGGCTATGGACAGACCGAAAATACATTGTTGGTTGGTGTCACCAAAGGAATGGAGTTGAAATCCGGCTCAATGGGCAAACCGACTCCGGGTAATCGGGTTGAAATTATCAATGAAGAAGGCGAAATCTGTTCTGTTGGGGAAGTAGGGGATATCGCCGTACACATTGAAACACCGGCTTTATTTAAAAATTATTATAAGGACCCAGAGAGAACGGCGATGCAATTCCGTGGTGATTACTATATAACGGGTGATAAGGCGAAAAAAGATGAAGATGGTTACTTTTGGTTTGAAGGACGCGGAGATGATATTATCATTAGTTCGGGCTATACGATTGGACCTTTTGAAGTAGAGGATGCACTTGTAAAACATCCATTTGTTAAAGAATGTGCTGTTGTGGCAAGTCCTGATGAAATTCGTGGATTTATTGTAAAGGCATTTGTGGTATTAAAAGAGGATGTTGACGTAAATAATCCTGAATTAACAAAAAAACTACAAGAGCATGTAAAAACACTAACTGCTCCTTATAAATATCCAAGAAAAATCGAGTATTTATCTGAACTGCCAAAAACAACCTCAGGGAAAATCCGACGAATTGAACTTCGTCAGCAAGAATTACAATCAATCAAACAATAGAATAGATAAAAAGAAAGGCTGTCGATAAAAATTGACAGCCTTTTTGCTTTTTATAAAAATGTTCTCTTAACTTTCTCCCAGAAGGAATTATCTTTAAGTTTAAGGGTTTTGATTTTTTTATCACTGAGTTTAATTTGGATTTTTTCAACATGGCGAATACTTATCGCCTCATTGTCCAATCCCATAGTAGGATGCTCGTTGCCCTCAGTAGAAATCACCTTAATCGTAAGTGAGCGTTCTCCGCCTATAACAAACGGTGCACCTAATGTCCGGTACTTGTTATTATTAATGGAAGCCACTTCACTTATCTGCATACAGGAAATTAACGGATCTACAACTGCTCCATTTACAGATTTATTATAAGCAGTACTTCCAGTTGGTGTAGCAACGATTAATCCATCTCCACGAAACGTTTCAAAATGCAGGTCATTAATAAAAACATCTAATTCAAGTGTTTTTATGATGGAGGAGCGAATACTAAATTCATTCAGGCATGGAAAAGTACCTTGTCCGTCTACCGATACTTCTATAAAAGGATAGCGGCGTACCTTTAACTGTTCACTTGAAACTGCCTCCACCATTTTAGAAGAATCTGAAATTTTGAAGTCACAATACATACTTAAACTATCCTTTGTTGTGATTCCTCCGTAAAGAACATCATCACGAAAACCTGTTTTTCTTACAGCTTGGAGGAATGTACCGTCATCACCAATGCTAGCAATGATATTGGCATCGCGGTGGTCATTTACAATCGTTAAACCATACTTCTCTGCATACTCATCTAAATTACCAACCTTGGCTAAAGTGTCTTGATCCAGGTGGTGATAAAAATAGATATTACGTCTATGTCCCATAGTGACCTCCAAATTTTGGTTATGAATTTGTAAATTTAGCCCATTAATCTTTTGATTTTTGATAAACTAAGGTAGTCTTCATTAATTTTAGCATTATTTAGAAATAAAATTAAATTAAGTAAGAACAATTTAATGAATAGTACAAGGAGGACTCTCAACATGAATGGGAAACGCTGGGCCGCTCTTGGAATTGCTGCGGCATTATTTTTTGTATCAGTCATGATTAATTTTTTATCTGCATTTGCTTTTAAAGGTGTTGAAACAGATATAGGCGAGCTTTTAGCAGCATCAGAACTTCCTTTCACGGAGGAAATTGTGGAGGAAGGGAATGAAATGAAAAAGATTGCTGTCCTCGATGTTGATGGTGTTATTCAGGACACAACGGATGCAGAGTCTTTATTTCAAGCAGCAGGATACAATCATCAAGGATTTATGAAAAAATTAGATTACATAAAAGACGATGATACCATAAAAGGAATTATTCTTAAGGTTAACTCTCCGGGTGGTGGAGTCGTTGAAAGTGCTGAAATTCACGATAAACTTGTAGAAATCCAACAGGAAACAAAGAAACCAGTTTATGTTTCGATGGGCTCTATGGCTGCTTCTGGAGGTTATTATATAGCCGCTCCTGCTAAAAAGATTTATGCAAGTGAAGAAACGCTAACAGGTTCTCTTGGGGTGATCATGCAAGGAATCAATTATGAAGGGTTAGCCGATAAGTATGGGGTAGATTTTGTAACCATCAAAAGTGGTCAATATAAAGATATTATGAGTCCAACACGACAAATGACAGAGGAAGAACGGCAAATCCTCCAGAAGATGATCGACAATTCCTATGAGGGATTTGTTAAAGTAATTTCCGACGGAAGAAAGATGACTCCTGAACAGGTAAAGAAGATTGCAGATGGAAGAATCTACGATGGAAGACAGGCAAAAGAGCTAAACTTAATTGATGGTTTTGGTTACTTAGAAGATGTCATTGAGCAGATGAAGGAACAGGAGAAACTAAAAGACGCCAAGGTTGTCCGCTTTACCGATGCAATGGGCTTTGGTTCATTGTTAAATTTAAAGGTTCAAAAATTTATAGGTGCTGATAGTGAGATGGCTGGACTTATGGATATCTTATCAAGACCCAATTCTCCACGTCTAATGTATTTGTATGCAGAGTAGGGGGGAACTGTAGATGGAAAATGAAAATCAAATAATGATAAATGAATCTGCAAAAAACGATGAACAATCAACAGTAAATGAACCTACTGCTGTTTCCATTCGGTATGCAGGATTTTGGATGCGGTTTTGGGCTTACCTTCTAGATTTAATTGTTGTGGGGAGTATAGAGCGCTTAATCATAAAGCCTCTATTCCGTATGCTTGAAATTCCTTTAGTAGAATTTAATATGTTTGCTCCGATTTCGATAGCATCAGCGATCATTTTTTATTTGTATTTCGTGTTAATGACAAAATACTTTAATCAGACTCTTGGAAAAATGGTATTTGGAATAAAAGTAATTGATTTGAAAAATGACAAATTATCTTGGGGAACGATCCTTTTTCGTGAATGGATTGGCAGGTTTATCTCTGTAACAGTGGTTATAGGATATGTCATAGTCGCTTTTTTGCCCAAAAAACAAGGTCTTCACGATCTATTTACAGACACATCAGTGGTTCATGTTGAACGATAAATTAGACTCGCTAACGATACGTTAGCGGGTTTATTTTTTGCTGATAAGGTGATACTAATAGGCTGAAAGGGTGTGAAAAAATTGATTTGGCTATATATAGCCCTTATTACTATTATTATTTTATTTCTACTAATCATTTTTTCGAAGTTAACCATCCGTATTAATTTTTTTCACCATAATGATAACGATGAATTAAAAGTTGAGTTTAGAATTTGGTTCGGGTTAATTAAATACAAAATGAACGTCCCTTTAATAAAAATCGACGATGACTCACCGAGTATGGTCGTAAAGGGTAGTACGCAAATGGGAGACTCTACTGAAAAAAACGCGACGAATGTAGAGCAAATTACCAAGGATGATATTATGTCAAAATTGACAAACGCCGAAGAAATCATCCAGCATGTTTTTAAACTGAATGTTATCGTAAGTAAATTTTTAAAAAGAGTAGTAATCAAACATTTTGAATGGCATTCATTAGTCGGTTTAGGGGATGCCGCACACACAGGCACAATTACTGGTGCCCTATGGTCGATTAAAGGGGGCATCATAGGCATGTTAAGTAACTTTATGAGGCTGAAGGAAATGCCCGTTTTATCGGTGACCCCGCACTTTCAATTGGCCATTATCCAAACTCATCTCAAATGTATTATTCAGTTTCGTATCGGGTATGCTATTTTAGCAGGATTAAAACTGATTAAATTCTGGAAGGGCGGACGCCCGAATTTCAAAACGAATGCTGCCTATTCGAAGGAAAAAACTAAAACCGTTTAAAAAGAGGAGGAAACAGCCATGTCTGAACATCCAATTCAAGGTTTAATGACAACTGCTATGGAAAGTTTAAAAGAAATGATTGACGTTAATACGATTATTGGCGATCCTGTTGAAACTCCAGATGGAAGCGTAATACTTACCGTCTCAAAAGTAGGCTTTGGATTTGCGGCAGGTGGAAGTGAATTTAAACTAGATAGCTCCGGATCTAAAAGCCAAGATCAAGGGCAAGGGCAAGGACAACCAAAACTTCCATTCGGTGGTGGTAGCGGAGGAGGGGTCTCTATTACTCCAATTGCTTTTTTAATAGTTAATTCTCAAGGAGTAAAAATGCTTCATCTTGATGAAAGTACTCATCTCTATGAAAAGATATTAGAAATGGCGCCACAAGCAGTGGATAAGATTCAGCAAATGTTCTCGAAGAAAAATGAGCAGCAGGGTTCCAAGCAAAACGCGGGTCAATCCAAACAATCAGAACCTCAAAAGCAAGAATTTGATATTTAGGTAAAAAGGTTAATCTTCCAAATTAAACGGAAGGTTAACTTTTTTCGTGAAGGTAAGAGCTTAAATCATTGCAAAAAAAATTCTGAAAAGATATATTTACACTGTACATAATTGAAATGAATGCGATATATTTCGTATTTGTTCCGTACGAAAAAGGAGGATGTTTAAATGGCAAACGTAACTTTTAAGGGGAACCCAGTAACATTGCTAGGAAACGAAGTAAAGGTGGGCGACAAAGCTCCTAATTTCAGCGTGTTGGCAAATGATTTATCACCTGTAACGCTAGAAAATACAAAAGGGCAGGTTCGCCTGATTAGCGCTGTTCCTTCTTTAGATACTGGCGTATGTGATGCTGAAACACGTCGTTTTAATGAAGAAGCAAATGGCCTTGGGGATGTTAAAATCTTAACTGTCAGTGTTGACTTACCATTTGCACAAAAACGCTGGTGTGGAGCAAACGGTATTGAAAATGTCCAAACATTATCTGACCATCGTGATCTTTCTTTTGGAGAAGCATATGGTGTTGCGATTCAAGAGTTAAGATTATTGGCTCGTGCAGTTTTTGTTGTGGATTCAACTGATACTGTTACTTATGTAGAATATGTAAGTGAGGCAACAAATCACCCGAACTATGAAGCAGCACTTGAAGCAGCTAGAAACGCAAAGTAATTTTTAATGACGATAGAAGGCCTCGTCAATCGATGAGGCCTTTTTATTTATTTTAGGAGGTGCAAGTATGAATATGGCTCCCGTAGAGCAACTTTTCACATTATTTAATGAAACTGCTATTGTCTTACAGGAAGAACTATCATGTACATATTTAGAAGCGTTAGCCGAAACTGGTGAGAATTTATTTCATGGTTCGGTTCTCCAGGATGAATTAAGTGAGGTAACGGAAAAAAGACTTAAAAAACAATATATGGAAGTGAATTTAGGCAGCTTTACAAAAGAAGAAATACGAAAAGCCTATCAGCTCGTCATCTTAAAAGGTATGAAAGAAAGTGTGCAGCCTAACCATCAAATGACTCCAGATAGCGTAGGAATGTTACTCAGCTATCTAGTAGATAAATTTATGCAACAGCCATCTTTCCGCTTGTTAGACCCTGTGATTGGAACTGGAAATTTAGTAACAACCGTTTTAAATCAGTTGCAAAAAAATGTACAAAGTGTTGGGATTGAGATAGATGACCTATTAATAAAACTTGCCTATGTGAACGCAAATCTACAAGAGCATCCGATTGAACTATTTAACCAAGATAGTCTTGAGCCTTTATTTATTGACCCGGTTGATGCCGTAATAGCAGATTTGCCTATAGGGTTTTATCCGAATGATGTTCGTGCATCAGATTACCAATTAAAGGCGGAGGAAGGACACTCTTATGCACATCATTTATTAATGGAGCAAAGTGTCAAGCACACAAAGCAGGGAGGATATTTATTTTTTATCATTCCAAATGGTTTATTTGAAAGTGACCAGGCCCATCAGCTTCGTGAATATTTTAAAGAAGAGGTCATTATTCAAGGTGTACTTCAGCTGCCAGTGAGTATGTTTAACAATAAAAATGCTGCCAAGAGTATTTTGATACTCCAAAAGAAAGGTGAAGGTATTGTTGCGCCAAAACAGGCATTGCTTGTCAATTTACCAAGCCTATCTAGCGTTGTTGAGATGGACAATATTTTGAAAA from Neobacillus sp. CF12 encodes:
- the sppA gene encoding signal peptide peptidase SppA, producing MNGKRWAALGIAAALFFVSVMINFLSAFAFKGVETDIGELLAASELPFTEEIVEEGNEMKKIAVLDVDGVIQDTTDAESLFQAAGYNHQGFMKKLDYIKDDDTIKGIILKVNSPGGGVVESAEIHDKLVEIQQETKKPVYVSMGSMAASGGYYIAAPAKKIYASEETLTGSLGVIMQGINYEGLADKYGVDFVTIKSGQYKDIMSPTRQMTEEERQILQKMIDNSYEGFVKVISDGRKMTPEQVKKIADGRIYDGRQAKELNLIDGFGYLEDVIEQMKEQEKLKDAKVVRFTDAMGFGSLLNLKVQKFIGADSEMAGLMDILSRPNSPRLMYLYAE
- a CDS encoding class I SAM-dependent methyltransferase, with the protein product MNMAPVEQLFTLFNETAIVLQEELSCTYLEALAETGENLFHGSVLQDELSEVTEKRLKKQYMEVNLGSFTKEEIRKAYQLVILKGMKESVQPNHQMTPDSVGMLLSYLVDKFMQQPSFRLLDPVIGTGNLVTTVLNQLQKNVQSVGIEIDDLLIKLAYVNANLQEHPIELFNQDSLEPLFIDPVDAVIADLPIGFYPNDVRASDYQLKAEEGHSYAHHLLMEQSVKHTKQGGYLFFIIPNGLFESDQAHQLREYFKEEVIIQGVLQLPVSMFNNKNAAKSILILQKKGEGIVAPKQALLVNLPSLSSVVEMDNILKNIDKWFQDNKR
- the ytfJ gene encoding GerW family sporulation protein, encoding MSEHPIQGLMTTAMESLKEMIDVNTIIGDPVETPDGSVILTVSKVGFGFAAGGSEFKLDSSGSKSQDQGQGQGQPKLPFGGGSGGGVSITPIAFLIVNSQGVKMLHLDESTHLYEKILEMAPQAVDKIQQMFSKKNEQQGSKQNAGQSKQSEPQKQEFDI
- a CDS encoding RDD family protein encodes the protein MENENQIMINESAKNDEQSTVNEPTAVSIRYAGFWMRFWAYLLDLIVVGSIERLIIKPLFRMLEIPLVEFNMFAPISIASAIIFYLYFVLMTKYFNQTLGKMVFGIKVIDLKNDKLSWGTILFREWIGRFISVTVVIGYVIVAFLPKKQGLHDLFTDTSVVHVER
- the tpx gene encoding thiol peroxidase, with product MANVTFKGNPVTLLGNEVKVGDKAPNFSVLANDLSPVTLENTKGQVRLISAVPSLDTGVCDAETRRFNEEANGLGDVKILTVSVDLPFAQKRWCGANGIENVQTLSDHRDLSFGEAYGVAIQELRLLARAVFVVDSTDTVTYVEYVSEATNHPNYEAALEAARNAK
- a CDS encoding DUF2953 domain-containing protein, yielding MKKLIWLYIALITIIILFLLIIFSKLTIRINFFHHNDNDELKVEFRIWFGLIKYKMNVPLIKIDDDSPSMVVKGSTQMGDSTEKNATNVEQITKDDIMSKLTNAEEIIQHVFKLNVIVSKFLKRVVIKHFEWHSLVGLGDAAHTGTITGALWSIKGGIIGMLSNFMRLKEMPVLSVTPHFQLAIIQTHLKCIIQFRIGYAILAGLKLIKFWKGGRPNFKTNAAYSKEKTKTV